A stretch of Microbulbifer sp. SAOS-129_SWC DNA encodes these proteins:
- a CDS encoding glycosidase has protein sequence MSSHLDKVRALIARQEALLSRKNVAAEDGNGIYQRWQNPIITRHHTPVAWRYDLHEARNPFLMERLGVNATLNSGAIKLDEKYLLVVRVEGVDRKSFFAVAESDNGVDNFRFWEKPVVMPETGNPDTNVYDMRLTRHEDGWIYGLFCTERKDHTRPNDSTAAIAQCGIARTRDLKTWERLPDLVTHSGQQRNVVLHPEFVDGMYALYTRPQDGFISVGSGGGIGWGLTESIEKAEIREEVLVDSKEYHTIKEVKNGQGPAPIKTARGWLHLAHGVRNTAAGLRYVLYMFMTHSQRPWEVTHLPGGHFLAPEGSERVGDVSNVTFANGWIEDQGRVFIYYASSDTRLHVATSTVEQLVDYCVNTPEDGLRSAASVAARIELIDCNAAVLRDL, from the coding sequence ATGTCTAGTCACCTGGATAAAGTCCGCGCTCTAATCGCCCGGCAGGAAGCCCTGCTAAGCAGGAAAAATGTAGCGGCAGAAGACGGGAATGGGATCTACCAGCGTTGGCAGAATCCGATTATCACCCGCCATCATACGCCTGTCGCGTGGCGCTATGACCTGCATGAGGCTCGCAATCCGTTCCTTATGGAGCGCCTGGGTGTAAATGCGACCCTGAATTCCGGTGCGATCAAGCTTGATGAGAAATACCTCCTGGTGGTGCGCGTGGAAGGTGTGGATCGCAAGTCATTCTTCGCTGTTGCGGAGAGTGATAACGGCGTCGATAACTTTCGCTTCTGGGAAAAGCCGGTTGTGATGCCGGAAACCGGGAATCCCGATACCAACGTGTATGACATGCGCCTCACCCGGCATGAAGATGGTTGGATTTACGGTCTTTTCTGCACCGAGCGCAAGGACCATACCCGGCCCAACGATAGCACCGCTGCCATTGCCCAATGTGGCATTGCCCGTACCCGTGACCTGAAAACCTGGGAGCGTCTGCCGGATCTGGTTACCCACAGTGGCCAGCAGCGCAACGTGGTTTTGCACCCTGAGTTTGTCGATGGGATGTATGCGCTGTATACCCGCCCGCAGGATGGCTTTATCAGTGTTGGGAGCGGCGGAGGCATCGGCTGGGGCCTGACCGAGTCCATAGAAAAGGCGGAGATCCGCGAAGAGGTGCTGGTGGATAGCAAGGAGTATCACACCATCAAGGAAGTGAAAAATGGCCAAGGTCCCGCGCCGATCAAGACCGCCCGGGGCTGGTTGCACCTGGCGCATGGGGTGCGTAACACCGCAGCCGGACTGCGCTATGTTCTTTACATGTTCATGACTCACTCACAGCGCCCATGGGAAGTTACGCACCTGCCCGGTGGGCACTTTCTCGCACCGGAGGGCAGCGAGCGGGTTGGTGATGTATCCAATGTCACCTTTGCCAATGGTTGGATCGAAGATCAGGGCAGGGTGTTTATCTATTACGCTTCCTCTGACACGCGCTTGCATGTGGCGACCTCAACGGTCGAACAGCTGGTGGATTATTGCGTGAATACTCCGGAGGACGGTTTGCGTTCCGCTGCGTCTGTGGCGGCGCGTATCGAGTTGATTGATTGCAATGCCGCAGTGCTACGAGACCTGTGA
- a CDS encoding sodium:solute symporter family protein produces the protein MSLAPIDLVVIGLYLFASLFIGFWVSRKASKNIQSYFLGGNKLPWYYLGLSNASGQFDISGTMWMVYLLFIYGLKSIYIPWLWPAFNQVFLMVFLSIWLRRSGVMTGAAWIRFRFGEGRGAELSHLVIVGFALLVVLGYLAYGFVGIGKFAVAFMPWQLSADPHSNEIYYGLILTAITAVYVVKGGMFGVVLTEVMQFFIMTIACVAIGVIAMYQVSPEMLHAAVPEGWFSMGFGRTLDLDWSSILDSANQRIVDDGWSLFSIFFMLVLLKGILQSIAGPAPNYDMQRILSARTPVEAAKMSWLVNLVLLFPRYMMITGLTILALVFFVDDLRVMGESVDFEQILPFALANYVPAGLLGLVLAGLLATFMSTFAATTNSAPAYVVNDIYKRYFNKNASEKTYVRMSYLVSVTFVILGTGIGLFAPSLNSIILWIVSALYGGYTAANILKWYWWRMTGFGYFYGMLAGLLAAIPMMFTDISPLYAFPALFALCLVASVAGSLLTEPEDMETLKRFYFKTRPWGFWKPVHQALLSKHPYLKRNTDCKRDLANCAVGLVWHTALTAAPIFMVIQRWQEFAIAMGVIVLTSYVLWKNWYRLMRDDPDAELGEQIENPGSGAEQRPIAASG, from the coding sequence ATGAGCCTTGCACCAATAGATCTTGTGGTTATCGGGCTGTATTTGTTTGCGTCGCTGTTTATCGGGTTCTGGGTATCCCGCAAGGCTTCGAAAAACATTCAGAGCTACTTTCTCGGTGGTAACAAATTACCGTGGTACTACCTTGGGCTATCCAACGCATCCGGACAGTTTGATATTTCCGGGACCATGTGGATGGTGTACCTACTGTTTATATACGGTCTGAAGAGTATCTACATTCCGTGGTTGTGGCCTGCGTTCAATCAGGTTTTCCTGATGGTTTTCCTGTCCATCTGGTTGCGTCGCTCCGGTGTTATGACCGGCGCTGCCTGGATTCGCTTTCGCTTTGGAGAAGGCCGCGGTGCAGAGCTTTCCCATCTGGTGATTGTCGGGTTTGCACTATTAGTGGTGCTCGGATATCTCGCCTATGGTTTTGTTGGTATTGGTAAATTTGCTGTAGCGTTTATGCCCTGGCAGCTTTCAGCAGATCCACACAGCAACGAGATTTACTATGGCCTGATTCTTACGGCGATCACAGCCGTATATGTCGTGAAAGGTGGCATGTTCGGGGTCGTGCTCACCGAGGTGATGCAATTTTTCATCATGACGATTGCCTGTGTGGCGATCGGCGTGATTGCCATGTACCAGGTATCCCCGGAAATGCTGCACGCGGCCGTACCGGAAGGTTGGTTCAGCATGGGCTTCGGACGTACGCTCGATCTGGATTGGAGCAGTATTCTCGATAGCGCCAATCAGCGTATCGTTGACGATGGCTGGTCCCTTTTCTCCATATTTTTCATGCTGGTTTTGCTCAAAGGTATTTTGCAGAGCATCGCGGGGCCGGCGCCTAACTACGACATGCAGAGGATTCTCTCTGCCCGAACTCCGGTAGAGGCCGCGAAAATGAGCTGGTTGGTAAACCTGGTGCTGCTATTCCCCCGCTACATGATGATCACAGGCTTGACCATTCTTGCCCTGGTGTTTTTTGTCGACGACTTGCGTGTAATGGGCGAAAGCGTGGACTTTGAGCAAATTCTGCCATTCGCGCTCGCCAATTATGTGCCGGCGGGATTGCTTGGGCTGGTACTGGCCGGATTGCTGGCCACTTTTATGTCGACATTTGCGGCGACAACCAATTCGGCGCCGGCCTATGTGGTAAACGATATCTACAAGCGGTATTTCAATAAGAATGCCAGTGAGAAAACTTATGTCCGCATGAGCTATCTGGTATCCGTCACCTTCGTGATTCTGGGCACTGGCATTGGCCTGTTTGCGCCGTCTCTCAATTCCATCATCCTCTGGATCGTGAGCGCGCTGTATGGTGGATATACCGCGGCAAATATTCTCAAGTGGTACTGGTGGCGTATGACCGGTTTCGGTTACTTTTACGGCATGCTGGCCGGCCTGCTGGCGGCCATTCCCATGATGTTTACCGATATTTCCCCACTCTACGCATTTCCCGCGCTGTTTGCGCTGTGCCTCGTCGCAAGTGTCGCCGGTTCGTTATTGACTGAGCCGGAAGACATGGAAACCCTCAAGCGATTTTACTTTAAAACCCGCCCCTGGGGATTCTGGAAGCCGGTTCATCAGGCCTTGCTGTCGAAGCACCCGTATCTCAAACGCAATACCGATTGCAAGCGCGACCTCGCCAACTGTGCGGTCGGTCTTGTCTGGCATACCGCACTTACGGCTGCTCCCATTTTTATGGTGATACAGCGGTGGCAGGAATTCGCCATTGCCATGGGCGTGATCGTACTGACCAGTTACGTGTTGTGGAAAAACTGGTATCGACTGATGCGCGATGACCCCGATGCGGAGCTGGGCGAGCAAATCGAAAATCCTGGCAGTGGCGCAGAGCAGAGGCCGATAGCTGCATCTGGCTGA
- a CDS encoding LacI family DNA-binding transcriptional regulator, whose amino-acid sequence MSSIREVSRVAGVSIATVSRALSTPEKVSKEALRKVHEAVKKVGYRPNMMARNFRAVRAYSIVVLVPNLSNLFFATVIRGIEDAAQQKGYSVLLGDTRDSIAREEEYTRLVETRQADGILQLRPHIPGKSLEPKPDIPIVSAAGCEDTPYPSVRIDNAGAAEEVVDYLIAQGHQRIGVLAGLSDNPHSRDRLLGYRTSLKRASIPLDEDLLVNGDFTMGSGLMAASHFARMKNRPTAIFSMNDEMAIGCIQGLKSAGIKVPQEMSITGFDDIEFARYSDPPLTTVSQPAEELGRASFNTLLELIEGKELQQTETVLPYDFVVRKSTPPLPR is encoded by the coding sequence ATGTCGAGCATTAGGGAAGTGTCGCGGGTAGCGGGCGTCTCCATCGCCACGGTTTCACGCGCACTCAGCACACCGGAAAAAGTCTCCAAGGAAGCATTGCGCAAGGTGCACGAGGCCGTTAAGAAGGTGGGTTACCGCCCGAACATGATGGCGCGTAACTTCCGGGCAGTGCGCGCTTATTCGATCGTTGTACTCGTACCCAACCTCTCCAACCTGTTCTTCGCCACGGTAATTCGTGGCATTGAGGATGCCGCCCAGCAAAAAGGTTATAGCGTCCTGCTCGGCGACACTCGCGATTCCATTGCGCGCGAAGAGGAGTACACCCGGTTGGTGGAGACCCGCCAGGCCGATGGCATCTTGCAGCTGCGCCCACATATTCCCGGCAAGTCCCTGGAACCGAAGCCCGATATACCCATCGTGTCAGCAGCCGGCTGTGAAGACACGCCTTACCCTTCCGTGCGCATTGACAATGCCGGCGCGGCCGAAGAAGTCGTCGATTACCTGATAGCCCAGGGGCATCAGCGGATTGGCGTACTCGCGGGGCTCTCGGACAACCCTCACTCCAGGGATCGCCTGCTGGGATACAGAACCAGCCTCAAGCGAGCGAGCATTCCACTGGATGAAGACCTGCTGGTAAATGGTGACTTCACCATGGGCTCAGGCCTGATGGCGGCAAGCCATTTTGCGCGCATGAAGAACCGCCCTACCGCCATTTTTTCCATGAACGATGAAATGGCGATCGGCTGTATCCAGGGCCTGAAGAGCGCAGGCATCAAGGTTCCTCAGGAAATGTCCATCACCGGCTTCGATGACATCGAATTTGCCCGCTACAGCGATCCGCCCCTCACAACGGTGTCCCAGCCGGCAGAAGAGCTGGGACGGGCCAGCTTTAACACGCTGCTCGAGCTGATAGAGGGCAAGGAGCTGCAGCAGACGGAAACCGTACTGCCCTACGACTTTGTCGTGCGCAAGAGCACCCCTCCCCTCCCGCGCTAA
- a CDS encoding AGE family epimerase/isomerase gives MTTAALPLWMMQGFDPASGSAHERLTPDGRPDTNCPKRVRVQARQMFVMACASKRGWIDGAEGIVSALDQFVTRYAQHPSAPQVYVHVLNSENGVHDPRQDVYDLAFFLLACAWRFRAFNDSSALRKAEALIQHLDIYIKGPRGGWLEGDYSTEIRRQNPHMHLLEAFIALYDATGDGRWLARAGEIFALFENSFYDSHNGVLLEYFHHDWQPLSEDEGQEVEPGHMLEWVWLLHQYSQRSGAPVGRYTTTLYQRALQLGTEPETGLLYDAVSTRGRILKASKRCWPLTELIKASLCHAISGDREAEANAARGIQLLFQYYFNEKIPGLYVDQLDAENRVVNHLAPASTLYHLMIATTEAVDYCAAAQLKMRAEYGVVSG, from the coding sequence ATGACCACCGCCGCCCTGCCCCTCTGGATGATGCAGGGTTTTGACCCCGCAAGTGGTAGTGCTCACGAGCGCCTCACCCCTGATGGGCGACCTGACACCAATTGTCCCAAGCGCGTCAGAGTCCAGGCTCGGCAGATGTTTGTAATGGCATGCGCCAGCAAGCGCGGCTGGATCGATGGTGCGGAGGGTATCGTGTCTGCCCTGGATCAATTCGTAACCCGCTACGCTCAGCACCCCAGTGCACCGCAGGTGTATGTGCATGTACTCAACAGTGAAAATGGTGTTCATGATCCGCGACAGGATGTTTACGACCTGGCCTTCTTTCTTCTCGCCTGCGCCTGGCGATTCCGCGCGTTCAATGACAGCAGCGCATTGCGTAAAGCCGAGGCGCTGATACAGCACCTGGATATATACATCAAAGGCCCCCGGGGCGGCTGGCTGGAAGGAGATTACAGCACTGAAATTCGGCGGCAAAACCCCCACATGCACCTGCTCGAGGCATTTATTGCCCTGTACGATGCTACCGGTGATGGGCGCTGGCTGGCCCGGGCGGGCGAAATTTTCGCGCTGTTTGAAAATAGCTTTTACGATAGCCATAACGGCGTGTTGCTGGAGTATTTCCACCACGACTGGCAGCCCCTCAGCGAAGACGAGGGCCAAGAAGTGGAACCCGGGCATATGCTCGAATGGGTCTGGTTACTACACCAGTACAGCCAGCGCAGTGGCGCGCCCGTCGGGCGCTACACCACAACCCTGTACCAGCGCGCACTACAATTGGGAACGGAGCCGGAAACCGGCCTGCTTTACGATGCGGTTTCCACCCGGGGCAGGATACTGAAAGCCAGCAAACGCTGCTGGCCGCTGACAGAGCTCATTAAAGCGAGCCTTTGTCACGCCATTTCCGGCGACCGGGAGGCGGAAGCCAATGCTGCACGCGGCATTCAGCTGCTCTTCCAGTACTACTTCAACGAGAAAATTCCGGGACTCTATGTCGACCAGCTCGATGCAGAGAATCGGGTAGTTAATCACCTGGCCCCCGCCAGCACCCTTTACCACCTGATGATAGCCACTACCGAAGCCGTGGACTATTGCGCTGCCGCGCAACTGAAAATGCGCGCAGAATATGGTGTCGTTTCAGGTTGA
- a CDS encoding sodium:proton antiporter: MQEILSNPMVQLVMVGIVSIACQYLAFMLKLPAILPLLLAGLALGPMTGLLDPDALFGDLLFPLVSLAVAIILFEGALTLKLSDLAGHGIMVRNLCTLGALVTWLIATPAAYYLIGMPMQLAALFGAIVTVTGPTVIVPMLRSMRPNTRISNILRWEGIVIDPIGALFAVLVYEYLVAQGAFEHTLLFFLKAVGIGLGLGSLLGFFLGILLRNNWVPHYLRNTTVLTLMLGAYAASDQITHESGLLTVTVMGIWMANMKDLDVDDILEFKETLSVLLISALFILLAARVEFFTFAQLGWGAILVLVAIMFIARPLSVFLSSRQSELDWRELVMLGWIAPRGIVAAAVSALFALKLDSLGVAKSDLLVPMVFLVIIVTVVFQSLTAKAIAKLLGVRARFPDGYLIFGGGRFARMLAKDLMEKDVPVIIADTNWDAIREARMENIPSYYGNPISEHASLTMDLSAVGKVLVLSPYKQLNPLVAYHFEHLLGKDTVLGLSHGEQEERASHQVSEDYAKKLELFSENATYGRLASLVARGATIRTTRLTETFTLEDYRETYGNRATWLYAQDPQGKIHIFTISHEFTLKPEWRIASLILPEEGAERAVSAPASGGGISTS; the protein is encoded by the coding sequence ATGCAAGAAATCCTCTCGAACCCCATGGTACAGCTGGTGATGGTGGGCATCGTCTCGATTGCTTGTCAGTACCTGGCCTTTATGCTCAAGCTGCCGGCGATTCTGCCGCTTCTGCTGGCCGGACTTGCGCTGGGGCCGATGACCGGCCTGCTCGACCCCGATGCGCTGTTCGGCGACCTGCTGTTCCCGCTGGTGTCGCTGGCAGTCGCGATTATCCTGTTTGAGGGGGCACTGACACTCAAGCTCTCCGACCTCGCCGGCCACGGCATTATGGTGCGCAATCTGTGTACCCTCGGCGCCCTGGTGACCTGGCTGATCGCCACGCCTGCCGCCTACTACCTGATCGGCATGCCCATGCAGTTGGCGGCACTTTTTGGCGCCATTGTCACAGTGACCGGGCCGACCGTCATCGTGCCGATGCTGCGCTCGATGCGCCCGAATACGCGGATCTCCAATATCCTGCGCTGGGAAGGCATTGTGATCGACCCCATCGGTGCACTGTTCGCGGTCCTGGTGTACGAGTATCTGGTGGCGCAGGGCGCATTCGAGCACACGCTGCTGTTCTTCCTTAAGGCCGTAGGCATCGGTCTGGGGCTCGGCTCACTGCTGGGGTTCTTCCTTGGCATCTTGCTCCGGAACAACTGGGTACCGCACTACCTGCGCAATACCACCGTGCTTACCCTGATGCTTGGTGCCTACGCGGCCTCCGACCAGATAACACACGAATCCGGCCTCCTTACCGTTACCGTGATGGGTATCTGGATGGCCAACATGAAAGACCTGGATGTCGACGACATTCTCGAGTTCAAGGAAACCCTCAGCGTATTACTGATTTCAGCGCTGTTTATCCTGCTTGCCGCGCGCGTGGAATTTTTCACCTTTGCGCAATTGGGGTGGGGGGCAATACTGGTGCTGGTGGCGATCATGTTTATTGCCCGGCCGCTGTCCGTGTTCCTGTCATCACGGCAATCGGAGCTGGACTGGCGCGAGCTGGTGATGCTCGGCTGGATTGCGCCACGCGGTATCGTTGCCGCCGCGGTGTCGGCGCTGTTTGCCCTGAAGCTCGATTCGCTGGGCGTGGCAAAATCCGATTTGCTGGTGCCGATGGTGTTCCTGGTGATTATTGTCACCGTTGTCTTTCAGAGTCTCACTGCCAAGGCCATCGCCAAATTGCTGGGGGTACGCGCCCGCTTTCCCGACGGTTACCTGATTTTCGGCGGCGGCAGGTTTGCGCGCATGCTGGCCAAAGACCTGATGGAAAAAGACGTACCCGTCATCATTGCCGATACCAACTGGGATGCCATACGCGAGGCGCGCATGGAGAATATCCCCAGTTACTACGGCAACCCGATCTCGGAGCACGCCAGCCTGACCATGGACCTCTCCGCGGTGGGCAAGGTGCTGGTGCTGTCACCCTACAAGCAGCTCAATCCGCTGGTGGCCTATCACTTCGAGCACCTGCTGGGCAAAGACACGGTATTGGGGCTGAGCCACGGTGAACAGGAGGAGCGCGCCAGCCACCAGGTGTCGGAAGACTACGCCAAAAAGCTGGAACTCTTCTCGGAGAACGCAACCTACGGCCGCCTTGCCAGTCTGGTGGCGAGAGGCGCCACCATCAGGACCACGCGCCTCACCGAAACCTTCACGCTGGAGGATTACCGGGAAACCTACGGCAACCGCGCGACCTGGCTCTATGCCCAGGATCCGCAGGGTAAGATTCATATCTTCACCATCTCGCACGAGTTTACCCTCAAGCCCGAGTGGCGTATTGCCAGCTTGATCCTACCGGAAGAGGGCGCGGAAAGAGCCGTAAGTGCGCCGGCATCAGGCGGTGGCATATCGACGAGCTAG
- a CDS encoding PilT/PilU family type 4a pilus ATPase, whose protein sequence is MDFTGYLRVLARNDGSDLYLSTGAPPCAKFQGVLKPLSKEPLGPGQIEKMAMEIMDAEQQEEFKRELEMNLAMTIPNVGRFRINIFWQRNQVSIVARNIVTEIPKFDDLKLPEILKEVVMAKRGLVLFVGGTGSGKSTSLAALIDHRNTNSGGHIITIEDPVEYVHKHKKSVINQREVGVDTRSFHAALKNTLRQAPDVILIGEIRDRETMEHALAFAETGHLAISTLHANNANQALDRIVNFFPEERRPQLLMSLSQNIRAFVSQRLVPTVDGKRCAAVEILLGTQTINELILKGEFHSIKEIMQKSENLGMQTFDGALFKLYVEGRISHDDAIRNADSANNLRLRIKLYEEGKKPKAAAAASETESREGGQAGGGLELSLEALDEEEELEQFGS, encoded by the coding sequence ATGGATTTTACCGGCTACCTTCGCGTACTCGCCAGAAATGACGGTTCCGACCTCTATCTCAGTACCGGTGCACCGCCCTGTGCCAAATTCCAGGGCGTTCTGAAGCCGCTGAGCAAGGAGCCGCTGGGTCCGGGGCAGATCGAAAAGATGGCGATGGAGATCATGGATGCCGAGCAGCAAGAGGAGTTCAAGCGCGAGCTGGAGATGAACCTGGCGATGACGATCCCCAATGTCGGGCGCTTTCGCATCAACATCTTCTGGCAACGCAATCAGGTATCCATTGTTGCGCGGAATATCGTCACCGAGATTCCCAAGTTCGACGACCTGAAGCTGCCGGAAATCCTCAAAGAAGTGGTGATGGCCAAGCGCGGTCTGGTGCTGTTTGTCGGCGGTACCGGTTCCGGAAAATCCACCTCGCTGGCCGCACTGATCGATCACCGCAACACCAACAGTGGTGGTCATATCATCACCATCGAAGACCCGGTGGAGTATGTGCACAAGCACAAGAAGAGTGTGATCAACCAGCGCGAGGTAGGGGTGGATACCCGCAGCTTCCACGCTGCGCTGAAAAATACCCTGCGCCAGGCGCCGGATGTGATCCTGATCGGGGAGATCCGCGACCGGGAAACCATGGAGCATGCACTCGCCTTTGCCGAAACCGGCCACCTGGCGATCTCCACGCTCCACGCCAACAACGCTAACCAGGCCCTTGACCGTATTGTCAACTTCTTTCCCGAGGAGCGCCGCCCGCAGCTGCTGATGTCGCTGTCGCAGAATATCCGCGCGTTTGTGTCCCAGCGCCTGGTCCCCACCGTCGATGGCAAGCGCTGTGCCGCGGTAGAGATTCTGCTGGGCACCCAGACGATTAACGAGCTGATTCTCAAGGGTGAGTTCCACTCCATCAAGGAGATCATGCAGAAGTCGGAAAACCTCGGTATGCAGACGTTCGACGGCGCGCTGTTCAAACTGTACGTGGAAGGCCGTATCAGTCACGACGATGCCATCCGCAATGCCGACTCCGCCAACAACCTGCGCCTGCGTATCAAACTCTATGAAGAGGGCAAGAAGCCCAAGGCGGCGGCCGCAGCAAGCGAGACGGAAAGCCGCGAAGGCGGTCAGGCCGGCGGCGGCCTGGAGCTGTCTCTGGAAGCCCTGGACGAAGAGGAAGAACTCGAACAGTTCGGATCCTGA
- a CDS encoding aminotransferase class I/II-fold pyridoxal phosphate-dependent enzyme, with the protein MSQYSFLDDYSEGCHPDILAALADTNLVQQTAYGNDDYSERARALIREQLGRRDTPVYFVSGGTLANIIITASALRPHEAIIAASTGHIVGRETGAIEAAGHKIITVATADGKLTPEDIRSALANNAHYPHMAKPRLVYISNATELGTVYTRAELRALAESCRANDLLLMLDGARLGVALTTEASDLTLAEIADLTDIFWIGGTKAGALIGEAIVIPNAQLAHEFDFHIKQRGALLAKGRLLGLQFATLFSGQLFFALSAHANAMAQKISRAITASGYALASPTQSNMIFPILPDALLEKLHQDYEFHLWSKADDEHAVIRLVTSWATDEEQVNAFIRDISEK; encoded by the coding sequence ATGAGTCAATACAGCTTCCTCGACGACTACAGCGAAGGGTGCCATCCCGATATCCTCGCCGCACTGGCCGACACCAACCTGGTACAGCAGACCGCCTACGGCAATGATGATTACTCCGAGCGGGCGCGGGCGCTGATTCGGGAGCAACTGGGCAGGCGCGATACACCGGTCTATTTTGTCTCCGGCGGCACCCTCGCCAATATCATCATTACCGCGAGCGCGCTCAGACCCCACGAGGCAATCATCGCTGCCAGCACCGGGCATATTGTCGGCCGGGAAACCGGCGCTATCGAAGCCGCCGGGCACAAGATCATCACCGTGGCCACTGCGGATGGCAAACTGACACCGGAGGATATTCGCTCGGCGCTGGCGAACAACGCCCACTACCCGCATATGGCCAAGCCACGCCTGGTATATATCTCCAATGCCACCGAGCTCGGCACCGTCTATACCAGGGCGGAGCTGCGCGCCCTGGCGGAGAGCTGCCGGGCCAACGACCTGCTGCTGATGCTGGACGGCGCGCGCCTGGGTGTGGCACTGACCACCGAGGCCAGCGACCTGACGCTGGCGGAGATCGCCGATCTCACCGATATCTTCTGGATTGGCGGTACCAAGGCCGGAGCGCTGATCGGCGAGGCGATAGTGATTCCGAATGCGCAGCTGGCGCACGAGTTCGACTTTCATATCAAGCAGCGCGGCGCGCTGCTCGCCAAGGGGCGGCTACTGGGGCTGCAGTTTGCCACCCTGTTTTCCGGCCAGCTGTTTTTCGCGCTCTCCGCGCACGCCAACGCCATGGCGCAGAAGATTTCCCGGGCGATTACCGCAAGCGGCTACGCGCTGGCCTCGCCCACCCAGAGCAATATGATTTTTCCCATTCTGCCGGACGCGCTGCTGGAGAAGCTGCACCAGGACTACGAGTTCCATCTCTGGAGCAAGGCGGACGACGAGCATGCGGTCATTCGCCTGGTCACCTCCTGGGCGACCGATGAGGAGCAGGTGAACGCGTTTATCCGCGATATCAGCGAAAAATAA
- a CDS encoding SDR family oxidoreductase, producing MSNNIEGKVVVITGASSGLGESAARHLATEGAVLVLGARRTERLQTLADEINRAGGKAIAVTTDVVKRDQVEALVQAAVDTYGRVDVMLNNAGIMPQAPLEQLRVDEWDQQIDVNIKGVLYGIAAALPHMQRQKSGHIINVSSVAGHKVLPPGTVYCATKHAVRAIAEGLRMEMTPHNIRSTIVSPGAVDTELNNSINDPQVAEGMKAFYKAVAIPADAFARAVAFAISQPEEVDINEILFRPTAQEV from the coding sequence ATGAGTAACAACATCGAAGGCAAAGTCGTTGTCATCACCGGCGCCAGCAGCGGCCTGGGCGAGTCGGCCGCGCGCCACCTGGCCACAGAAGGCGCCGTCCTGGTGTTGGGTGCCCGCCGTACCGAGCGCCTGCAAACGCTGGCCGATGAAATCAACCGGGCCGGCGGCAAGGCCATCGCCGTCACCACCGACGTCGTCAAGCGCGACCAGGTAGAGGCGCTGGTACAGGCGGCTGTGGATACCTACGGCCGTGTCGACGTTATGCTCAACAACGCCGGTATCATGCCACAGGCGCCGCTGGAGCAGCTGCGGGTGGATGAATGGGACCAGCAGATCGACGTCAACATCAAGGGCGTGCTTTACGGCATCGCCGCCGCCCTGCCGCACATGCAGCGCCAGAAATCCGGCCACATCATCAATGTCTCGTCGGTTGCTGGACACAAGGTACTGCCGCCGGGCACGGTCTACTGCGCGACCAAGCATGCGGTGCGCGCGATCGCGGAAGGCCTGCGCATGGAAATGACGCCGCACAATATCCGCAGCACCATCGTCTCGCCGGGCGCCGTGGACACGGAGCTCAACAATTCCATCAACGACCCGCAGGTTGCCGAGGGCATGAAGGCGTTCTACAAGGCGGTGGCTATCCCGGCCGACGCTTTCGCACGCGCCGTGGCCTTTGCCATCAGCCAGCCGGAAGAGGTGGATATCAACGAGATATTGTTCCGCCCGACTGCGCAGGAAGTGTAA